Part of the Spinacia oleracea cultivar Varoflay chromosome 5, BTI_SOV_V1, whole genome shotgun sequence genome, TCTTTCACTATATTCCACTATGTTAATTATTTTGTATGTCATGTCTCAAAATTTACTCACTTTTTCTCCAAAAAGAAATCTcggaaaagaaaataataacgTAGCAATTCTTCTTGATGGAttatttgaataattttagtaATATTTCGCCAAAATTCTTATGTTTAACTTTCGAATTATGAAGTATCAAAATATTTCAACTTCGATTCACACATGTTATACTTATGGAGTATACGTTAAAGACTAacgattaataaaaaataatctaccaattatacCTCCATTTCTCCTCCACATATATATTTTACATCCGTTGTTCTTTTGGTTTGTATCATTTTCCTTTTTGCACAATTCCCGCATCAACATTTTCAATGTGTTATTTAAGTTGTGGAAAAGAATTATTTTCCTCTCTTCCTAAATAATTATCGCTTTAGAATTTGAAAAATAATTCATTTGTGGGAGATGGgcatgagagagaaaatgttttctttttcttttaattcAAAAGCATTTATTAAGTATTTCAATTTGCATGCATTCTAATTGTTGAAATTATCTTTGAGATATTTCCCCTCTTAAATTTCTCTTGAAAATACACAAATTTTCCCTTACTCCTAGGGGTGTTTGTTTTGTGGGAACACGAGGGTGAGAATTGAATGGGGATTTTATGGAGTTTTTAATTTCAACTCCTTGAAGTACCTTGTTTGTCTGTGGGGGATCAAGATCAAAGGGTGGGAATGTGATTGGTAATATTTGCCTCTATATTTCCATGAATTTAATACCAAAGAGGGTTGATATTAGGGATTGGAATAAAATTGAAGGAAATGACTTTTTTTCCCTTGATGgaaataaaataaggaatatATAACTAAGAGTAATTATGTacgttttttatttattctgaATATATTCCGGAAAATTTGTCAATTAATACCTACCTTATGAGCCACTTTTTCACTTACTGCCAAGCTAGGAGAAATATTTTATCAATTACTACCTAAAAAccctggtaatagccttaactgttatcacggtggcggtaatatcttattaattcctttattttaggttggaaaatggttttataaaagcaaggaattattagggtgttacagtggCATTGTGCCTTGGCGTATCCTCGAGGACGATGTAGAAGAAATCGACCAATTTGGTCCCGGAGAGGTGAACCAGTCTATAGGAACCACACGTTTCCGAACAGCAAGGGAGGACCAACTAGTCAAAGCACCGGAGACTCCCGCAGAGCGAAAGAGCCAGATCTTGATGAATTTCTTAACCAGTCTCGTTTTTCTGGAACATGGAATAGAGGAAGctccacttttcgcgagcctACCGTTGTAAAACCCTTTGAAAGACATTCAAAATCAACAACCAAAATCAAAGAGTCATCGTTGGTATATGATAGGccaaagtcgtatcacctaatcaaagatataCCTATTTCCACTAACCAGGTAgtaagggaagtcaggatcgaatccacagggaaactgCGTTTTTCCTATTATTAAAACTAAGGTCTAGACTATCAGGAAACAAGAAATTGGTTTGGTTTGAATATTAAACTATGGCAATagtttaaaaaggaaaaatcaattaaaaaaggtttagggtataggttcaccaatgaacaataaTCGGGGATGATAGACAATCACTAACAGTGAATAAAGCAATTAATCAgtctagcatgctctctcgaatcgatattAATCATAGAATTGGAATTAACAGGCTCTCGCAATTTATTAAACTCAATCCTTCCTATTGAAACTaacctaaacatcaaattgcatctcgcGAATTTCTACTTGATATTcctagactaatacaattaaacctgcgcaaatctgaTCGCTTGGTATATGAAATCAATCAACAGGAAATCAACTAAGAATGCCAACAATTAACAATAaccaatcatcccttcatattagttCATGGATTCCCGAAACCCTGGATTAAGACTACTCatgcataattgaaataaaCAAAGCACACATATTTAATGGAAACATGATTAAactagaataaaaaataaaaaaaaaaaggaatgaattaatacctaattgaagaacggAAGATTGAATGAAAGCTTCAAACTTTGAATGAAATAATAAAAGTGTTTGGAATAAGTTGagagaataaaactaagtgcCAATAAACTAAGTATGCTCAAAATAAGATCACCTTATAAATAACTAAGGGCCTaatatttatagtcttgcccaaaaTTAGAATAAAACCGGAAGAATAAAGCTAAAACACGCCCAttaggttgtcgtcgcccgatcgggcgaacggCTCAATAAAAAATCCTCACTACAGGCTTCAGCGCAGGCGCCAGATAGGCACCGGGCGAcgggcgcccgatcgggcgcgtgtcgaatGATTATTTATCGCCCGACGGGCAGCCAACTACCCTTGGAGATGTCGACGAGCCCAGTGCCCatggcgcccgatcgggcgcgtgctaATTTGAGTATTTCTCTCTTTTGCTCGCCCGATTGGCCTCCCTTCGCCCACAGGTCGCAGGGCGACCGGCTTGGCACGTCATTCTTCATCCCAATCAACGAGTCTAACTCTTGGGGCTCAAATATATAGAACATTCTAGGCTCCCAATAGTTGACAATGATCATCTCGAACATActcgggatcgtgtagtggccCATAATATCGtgaaacgagcctaaaaaggcTAATTTCCCTTCAAACAACCTGAAAACTCAAAGCACACTATACAACGCACATcagtactaaaaatggctcctaagagcttaTTTAACAtagaaaagtactaagggacaagggtaaaaacactatataaTATGCATATATCAGTATACAACCAAATCAAGATGTAACTCTTAAAAAAACTTTCAGAGTCAGATGTGGGAATCACACAACCCGCATCCTGTTCGAGTCATATTACCCTTTTTCACTAAGGGGTAATTTGGATAAGTACGATATGCTCCTTATCAAATTAGGGGGGGCATTTGCTGTACACATTTTATGACCAACCCTTAACAAGGGTATATGGTAGAGCAAAGGCCCTAAAGTTGTAAAGGGTCAATGTTCCAGATCGGCCCAGTCAAGGTACAAGTCCAGACTAAGAGAGAAACAACCCAACGAGGAGAAGCCCAATGGAAAAGCGGAGCCCAGAAAGGAGCAAAAGCTAGCGCCAGTTATAGGAACATTCAGGCTGACGTGGCCACCTCTCTCCCTCTAATTCAGGCAGTTACAAGGgttatctctttctctctcttttgaaCCGCTATTAACCGCCTCGAATAAGGATATAAATACTTCAGAAACAGCAATCAAATGACATTAATCAACACACAAACAAGCATTTCTTAAATTTCTTAGCTTTCTGTAGCTTTTAGCCTTAGTGCTTAACGTAGTGACAACTAATCTGTGACATTTGATAAGCATGGACTATATCGAGAAATAACAAGATTCTATCAGATTGACCATACGATTCTTGTCGAATGAGTTAGGTAAATTGTAATTTACTTGACCATTGACAATTTGACATCTTCTATGATGCGATGGAGGCTGAATTCAAAGCAAACCAGTAGCGTAAGACGGAATCCAAGCACCAAGGAGAACCACATTGTCCACAGAAAATAAAACGGCATAAAAAGTTGAACTGTTATGTCACATTATTGTAGGTAACATAGACCATAGTAGCAACTAAATCTGCATCTGAAACGAGAAAATGGAAGGAGCGAAAGCCTCTCCAGCTTCAGACTCATTATATCCAAACGCATGAAGAAATAAGCTCAAGTGATAATAAAAAGCCATAATTAACCTCTGGTGACTTTGTGGAAGAAGACTACgcatctgtaaagaggaagaaCATCAGTCACACCAATCAATTAagaatttaccaaacacttgtTTTACTCCAGAGATATCTGAAACATAAACAACACCATCTTCAAAGGGCACATCAATATAATATAGCTCAAACTAACCTAACACTACATTCTCCAATTACCATGAAAAATTAGACAGCAATTTTGCTAAAATTAAGAAACAAGGGACATTTACTGGTACCTACATAAGAATTTGTATCTCAGAAACAGGGCAATTACCAAAGTGAAAACTTATCTTGATCATAGGacaataaattaaaaacttaaaaacTTTAACCAAGATCATCACAACTATAAGCACGAGAAACTTGATAAAAATATAAAGCATCATTAATTAAGCAAGCAGggtaaaatctgaaaaataaaacTGACTACTTACTTCGGAATGATCctcaactttttttttcccATGCTAAATGATCTGGCAGTCATTCTCCTCAACGATGTACTCTGCAAATCTTTTCATGCTGAAGAATATGCTTGTTCTCGCTTTGATTTTAATGTCAGACTGCACTACCCCATCCTAATTCAATAACAACCGCAAATCTGCTGCTCACCTTTTCCatacatatacatatacataCATCTGGGTATCCCATACATATACATATGTCTGTGTCTACAAATTCCTCATCCTCTTTCCTTCTTACTCGTATGGGTATTACAATTCACAATAATCAACActtgtattctcttctcttctcttcacTTCTCTTCCCCAATATCTTTACTTCCTTTATCTTATCCTTTCACTACAAACCataatttcaactaatgaaATAGTACACATACATTCTCAATGCAGCTGAGTTAACATATTGTCTTCTATAAAGTCAATAACCCAAAGAAAACAACCTCAAACCCCTTTTCCAGACACATAAGACGGTAGAAACACCCGATCTCAAACCAATAAGGACTGTCTCAAAGAATCTACCAAAACCCAAACTTATAACATAGTCCAagcaaacaataacaacaagcTACGTACCAAACTGGCCCAGCAGTCCCTACAAAACTACAAAACTAAATACATAGATGTTCAAATACTAAAGCAGTTATATGTAACTGAAACCATATCAACCACCATAATAAGTTCCCCAAGTTGCAATAAATTGAAATTATAATAAAGTGCATTTCCAGTGTGTAACTGTGTAGAAATTTGATAACAGGGGGCGGGGGGGAAGAGTCGATAGAAATGCCGCAAGATATTCTTGCCTCCTCGGGGCTTCATAATTCAAAAATGCCAGAACAAGCTGGGCAATCTCAGATATTATCTTCATTCCACCACCTCTAGTTTTATTTACACCTTCATTCATCCTTATCATACAACGTTGACTTATAAAGAAAGGAAACAGTTCTCAAATGTGTGGAAGGGACGTTGAAAAGGAGATGCAAAGAAGCCAAAAGACTTTCTCATTCATTCTTTAAGAAACTCTATTGAACAACTAGCATTTGTAACTCCTTTTGCATTAGAAGGAGCCCGGCATCAATAGCAACAAAATATCAAAAAGAGAATTTTAGATAGCAGTTGACTAATGATGGAATAGACATATTAGCTATGTAATAGACATGGAGTTCATAATTTAGCTTAATCAAGACCTTCAGAGAGTGAATCTGCAACAAAAAGGAACTTGCGACGATTCTAGTTTGAGCAAAGCTTTTCAAGGGCAAGAGTTTCATCCCCACCAACAACTTCCAAGGTACTCCTCGTCAATGCTTCAGGAAAGCCCATTTCAACTAGCCTCTGTACCTGCATGATATTAAACTTCCCTATGACATCATAAAAGTGGGAAAATATGTGGTTTACTCAAACAAGGAAGAGTATAAAATGTATGAAGTTGATTTATCTACCTTCTCATCCATCCCATGAGAAGAAGTCTTGGCAAAAGCTTCTGTCCAATAACGGGCAGTGCCTACAAAGGTCTGGTAATCTCGAAGGTACTGCACCACATAGATTAAAAAGTATGATTAAATAAATGTACCACAGAATTAAGTGAAGCATACACGAACTACAAATAGGAAAAGGGGCAGCAAGGTGTTGTTCTTGGACTTGTGAGTTTCAAAACAAATTGTACATTAGCAGAAAAGTAACCTGTTGAGCAACGACAGCATCCTGAGGATCATCTGGCTCTGGTGCAGAAAGTAGTGCTTGTATAGAGACAAGTGCTGTCTTCAGAGTAAGTGCAGGACTCCACTGGTCTTTCAAGATATCCAGGCAGATGGCCCCACTCTGACTGCTAATATTAGGATGCCTTCAATATAATGCATGAATACATATTAAGCTTGTAATCTCCTGAGAGTAGCACATAATGTTTTTAATACGTATAAACTtccaacaaagaaaaaaaatcaaaaatcagtGCACAAGAAATCCTCCTAAGGAGTAAGGAGAGAAAGGATGAGAAATTGGATGCCCATGAGCCCATCTAACTAAACATCAATCAAACAATGCCCTAAGAAGCCCCTAGAAGGCTCAAACCAAGAGAATAAAATGAAACAAGGAAGACATCCTAAGCCACTATCTTATGACATGTTAACAGAAGTTTCTCCCACACTTTTTAGGAAGAAAACCACAATATCACCAGAATCCGGTGCTGCCTAAGAGCCAACATATCTAATCAATAAATGCTCTAATATGGAGGTTGGGATTTCCCTGTCTTACCACTTCTGTACAGAATAAGAAACCTCCCAAGCATAGTAGACTTTCAAACTTGCAAATTTACTATCAGTGCATACTGCACAGTTAACACAAAATAATAACCTGACCACAAAAACCTTCACCCTCTTACGAACCTTAAGACTTGCACATAAAATTGAGAGGGTACAAGTTTGCCGAGGCATAAAATTGAAAGGATATTTGGATGCGGAAGCTTTTGCATGTATAAgtgaaaaggtacaagaaaagGCACATAAAGGGTTGGTTAACCATACCCAGTAAAAAATTATCCAAGAAAGAGTAAAACTCCAACAGACTTGACGAACTGTTAAACCATTCacttccaattttatagaagcctcctaaaaaatttgaaaaaagtaCCAGATGTATCTCTCTAATCCCCCTAAAAAAAGGTTTCTTTGCATTAGGCTCAAAGATAAACTACGAAGTTCCTCACAAACCACGGTGTTACGATTAGCTCAGAGCCCAATGAATCCACGGGAAAGCTACACATATCAGGATTGAGGAATTCACATATATAGGTTTAACCAAAGACAAGTCGTAAGGAAATTTTCCTAGAgccttaaaaatttagaacagtAGCAAAGTTTCGTTCGGCAGTGCATTATACCGAGTATACATTAGAGCATGAAGGATCAGCACAGAAGCATCAGACAGGGATAACTGAAGTAATTCTAATTTTCTCATCATCTGTATAATACACTTCAAGAGAGCACTAGGACAAAACTATGCTAACAGAAGGTTTATGAGTCATTATGACTAGAACTTAAATAACTGAAGAAAAATCTTGCACTGCTGCAGCAAACTAACTAAATTCGCAATCACGAAGCTTTTGAAACCCATATCACACAAAAATCAGCTCCATTGAACAAGATCTAACTAATTCAATAAGATCCTACTTCTGACATATGCCTCCATTTACGCAGTTGTACTCTTCTTAGCACTTTACCCAAGATGATAGACAGAAGTATGCCTCTTGTATGAGATACAATGTGGAATGAACAGAAAATGGAAAGGGTGATCAAATATGCCTTACCAAACTTTAGTCAGGAATTTCATCTTGGGTGGCTCAAAAGGGTATCCATCTGTAAGAAAGAAAACAGCATTGGTAATATCAGTAAATTTATACAACACTGGTTCTCATACCATTCGGATCAAACGATTAAGTATTCTTCCCCATTAACAATGGAAGCCAATTCTTAAGGATGATAGAACATAATAACAACCATCTTCGGAAGACATCACACTGTGAGCATTTCTCCCATTCTCAAAATTTAGCATGAGCGCACATGATAATCTTAGGGTAATCAAACAAAATAGCATAATTCCATATTTACAGGCGCAATTAAATCCACgatatggaaaaaaaatatcaagTAGAGAGTGGAGACTATCTTCTCCTACCAATTCCACGAAATAAGATGCCACTGTTAACCAAACAGCAATCAGTGTAACTTCATActtaaaatcaagaaaaacaaTACACTAAATAAGCTAAAATTAGAATCTTTAAGcattaattaaatattaataacaCCAATTAACGCGATATTTAATCAGAGTAACTTCATACTCAAAATTAAGGAAAACAATATACTAAATAAGCTAAAATTAGAAACTTTAAGCATTAATGAAACATAATAACTCACGATTGTGCAGCACAAATCAAAACcatcaaataaaatcaaaaaccgCCATTAGAGATACTAATTAGTAGAATATTAGAAAGGAATTGAATTAGGGAAAATACCAAGCAAAACGATGTCGATTAAGAAGGTACCGCCTTCATAAGGAGAATCAACAGGACCAGGAATAGTTCCAATGAGATGCGAGAGAGAATCGGCTTTAGGCTTAACACTTATGCCCGAAATTTTGACATCCTTATTGCATTCTTGGAGCTCCTTCTGTACTCTAGAAAAATCCACCATTGTAATTGGTCAGAGTTtcgatttctagggttttggagaAAATATTATAGGGTTTGACGATGATTGAGAAACCCTATATTGAGAAGGTTGGATGGATACCTTGCTGTTAGTTTACGGTTGTTTGAGTAGTGTGGTGATACTGGTGAAGAGAGGGAAGATGAAGTGATGATGGGTTTTGTAGCACGAaaaagggcattggaagagTTTCGTTAGGTTATGGGACCCTCTCGACATTCGAAATCGACAATTCTACGCCGTTGATTTATAGCATCTCttatttgaacttgtatgtGATAAATTATCTTAACCTTgttc contains:
- the LOC110786022 gene encoding ubiquitin-conjugating enzyme E2 27, coding for MVDFSRVQKELQECNKDVKISGISVKPKADSLSHLIGTIPGPVDSPYEGGTFLIDIVLLDGYPFEPPKMKFLTKVWHPNISSQSGAICLDILKDQWSPALTLKTALVSIQALLSAPEPDDPQDAVVAQQYLRDYQTFVGTARYWTEAFAKTSSHGMDEKVQRLVEMGFPEALTRSTLEVVGGDETLALEKLCSN